In Streptomyces sp. SID8374, one genomic interval encodes:
- a CDS encoding PTS transporter subunit EIIC — MATEDKNRATAAAILPLVGGAANVSSIAHCMTRLRLGLHDRSLVDDEALKALPAVMGVVEDETYQIVLGPGTVARVTPEFERLVAEGSESTPAPGEPAPAVSADELAAQGAAIKAQQKTKNATPFKLFLRRIANIFVPLIPALIGCGIIAGLNGLLVNLGWLPAVTPALAAMASGFMALIAVFVGYNTAKEFGGTPILGGAVAAIIVFPGVANIDAFGQTLAPGQGGVLGALGAAVLAVYVEKWCRRWVPEALDVLVTPTLTVLISGLVTIFGLMYVAGEVSSAIGTFADWLLSNGGAGAGFVLGGLFLPLVMLGLHQALIPIHTTLIEQQGFTVLLPILAMAGAGQVGAAMAVYFRLPRNESIRRTIKSALPAGLLGVGEPLIYGVSLPLGRPFITACVGGAFGGGVVGLFNQLGDTVGSTAIGPSGWALFPLLDGNHGLGTTIAIYGAGLLAGYVAGFLATYFFGFSKDLLTEFNVSQDPTPSTVAATGGPHHPTAPGAPGPGDPGSTDPGSPEKAPAGV, encoded by the coding sequence ATGGCCACAGAAGACAAGAACCGCGCCACCGCCGCCGCGATCCTCCCGCTCGTCGGCGGCGCGGCGAACGTCAGCTCCATCGCCCACTGCATGACCCGGCTCCGCCTCGGTCTGCACGACCGCTCCCTCGTCGACGACGAGGCGCTCAAGGCCCTGCCCGCCGTGATGGGCGTGGTCGAGGACGAGACGTACCAGATCGTGCTGGGCCCGGGCACGGTCGCCCGGGTCACGCCGGAGTTCGAGCGGCTGGTGGCGGAGGGCAGCGAGAGCACCCCGGCTCCGGGTGAGCCTGCCCCGGCCGTCTCCGCCGACGAACTGGCGGCACAGGGCGCGGCGATCAAGGCACAGCAGAAGACGAAGAACGCCACCCCCTTCAAGCTGTTCCTGCGCCGCATCGCCAACATCTTCGTGCCGCTGATCCCGGCCCTCATCGGCTGCGGCATCATCGCGGGCCTCAACGGACTGCTGGTCAACCTGGGGTGGCTGCCCGCCGTGACGCCCGCGCTGGCGGCGATGGCGTCCGGCTTCATGGCGCTGATCGCGGTGTTCGTGGGCTACAACACGGCGAAGGAGTTCGGCGGTACGCCGATCCTGGGCGGTGCGGTGGCGGCGATCATCGTCTTCCCGGGCGTCGCGAACATCGACGCGTTCGGCCAGACGCTCGCACCCGGCCAGGGAGGGGTACTGGGCGCACTGGGCGCGGCGGTCCTCGCGGTGTACGTGGAGAAGTGGTGCCGCCGCTGGGTGCCGGAGGCGCTGGACGTCCTGGTCACGCCGACGCTGACGGTGCTGATCTCCGGCCTGGTGACGATCTTCGGCCTGATGTACGTGGCGGGCGAGGTGTCCTCCGCGATCGGCACGTTCGCGGACTGGCTGCTCTCCAACGGCGGCGCGGGCGCGGGCTTCGTCCTCGGCGGCCTGTTCCTGCCCCTGGTGATGCTGGGCCTGCACCAGGCGCTGATCCCGATCCACACGACGCTCATCGAACAGCAGGGCTTCACGGTCCTGCTCCCGATCCTCGCGATGGCGGGCGCCGGCCAGGTCGGCGCGGCGATGGCCGTCTACTTCCGCCTCCCCCGCAACGAGTCGATCCGCCGCACCATCAAGTCCGCGCTCCCGGCGGGCCTGCTGGGCGTCGGCGAACCCCTGATCTACGGCGTCTCGCTGCCGCTGGGCCGCCCGTTCATCACGGCGTGCGTGGGCGGCGCGTTCGGCGGCGGCGTGGTCGGCCTGTTCAACCAGCTCGGCGACACGGTCGGCTCCACCGCCATCGGCCCGTCCGGCTGGGCCCTGTTCCCGCTCCTGGACGGCAACCACGGCCTGGGCACGACGATCGCGATCTACGGGGCCGGCCTGCTGGCCGGCTACGTCGCGGGCTTCCTGGCCACGTACTTCTTCGGCTTCAGCAAGGACCTGCTGACGGAGTTCAACGTCTCCCAGGACCCGACCCCGTCCACAGTCGCGGCAACGGGCGGCCCGCACCACCCCACGGCACCGGGCGCGCCGGGCCCCGGGGACCCCGGCTCCACGGACCCCGGCTCTCCGGAGAAGGCCCCGGCGGGGGTCTGA
- a CDS encoding MurR/RpiR family transcriptional regulator: protein MTQDVKEIFSGDSPPAPAALAAKVRTLAPSMTRSMQLVAEAVAGDPAGCAALTVTGLAELTGTSEATVVRTARLLGYPGYRDLRLALAGLAAHQESGRSPAVTADIAVDDPIAEVVAKLAFDEQQTLADTAAGLDTVQLGAAVAAASTARRIDIYGVGASSLVGQDLAQKLLRIGLIAHAHTDPHLAVTNAVQLRAGDVAIAITHSGSTGDVIEPLRVAFDRGATTVAITGRPDGPVSQYADHVLTTSTARESELRPAAMSSRTSQLLVVDCLFIGVAQRTYETAAPALAASYEALAHRHTPRTR, encoded by the coding sequence GTGACCCAAGACGTGAAGGAAATTTTCAGCGGCGACTCCCCGCCCGCCCCCGCGGCCCTCGCCGCGAAGGTGCGGACGCTCGCGCCCTCCATGACCCGCTCCATGCAGCTGGTCGCCGAAGCCGTCGCGGGCGATCCGGCCGGATGTGCCGCCCTCACCGTCACCGGTCTCGCCGAGCTCACCGGCACCAGTGAGGCGACCGTCGTCCGCACCGCCCGCCTCCTCGGCTACCCCGGCTACCGCGACCTGCGGCTCGCGCTGGCCGGGCTCGCGGCGCACCAGGAGTCCGGGCGGTCGCCCGCCGTCACGGCGGACATCGCGGTGGACGACCCGATCGCCGAGGTGGTCGCCAAGCTCGCCTTCGACGAGCAGCAGACCCTCGCGGACACCGCCGCCGGGCTGGACACCGTACAGCTGGGTGCCGCCGTGGCCGCCGCGTCGACCGCCCGCCGCATCGACATCTACGGCGTGGGCGCCTCCTCCCTCGTCGGCCAGGACCTGGCGCAGAAGCTGCTCCGGATCGGGCTGATAGCCCACGCGCACACCGACCCGCACCTCGCGGTGACCAACGCGGTGCAGCTGCGCGCCGGCGACGTGGCGATAGCGATCACGCACTCGGGGTCGACCGGTGACGTCATCGAACCGCTGCGAGTGGCGTTCGACCGGGGGGCGACGACCGTCGCGATCACCGGGCGGCCCGACGGGCCCGTATCGCAGTACGCGGACCATGTGCTGACCACGTCCACCGCGCGCGAGAGCGAGCTGCGGCCCGCCGCCATGTCGAGCCGGACGAGCCAGCTCCTGGTCGTGGACTGCCTGTTCATAGGCGTGGCCCAGCGGACGTACGAGACCGCCGCGCCCGCCCTCGCCGCCTCCTACGAGGCGCTGGCCCACCGCCACACCCCGCGCACCCGCTGA
- the murQ gene encoding N-acetylmuramic acid 6-phosphate etherase codes for MTSTTDASGTTDSYGELRAQLATLTTEAFRPEFAEIDRLPTAEIARIMNGEDATVPTAVAERLPQISAAIDAAAERMARGGRLIYAGAGTAGRLGVLDASECPPTFNTDPAEVVGLIAGGPSAMVKAVEGAEDSKELAAADLDALKLTADDTVVGISASGRTPYAIGAVEHARAQGALTVGLSCNADSALAAAAEHGLEIVTGPELLTGSTRLKAGTAQKLVLNMISTITMIRLGKTYGNLMVDVRASNEKLRARSRHIVSLATGASDAEIEAALAATDGEVKNAILTILGGVDGPTAARLLTESDGHLRAALAAVRTT; via the coding sequence ATGACCTCCACCACCGACGCCTCCGGCACCACCGACAGCTACGGCGAGCTCCGCGCCCAGCTGGCCACGCTCACCACCGAGGCCTTCCGCCCCGAGTTCGCCGAGATCGACCGGCTGCCCACGGCGGAGATCGCGCGGATCATGAACGGCGAGGACGCCACCGTCCCCACCGCCGTCGCCGAGCGGCTGCCGCAGATCTCCGCCGCGATCGACGCCGCCGCCGAGCGCATGGCCCGTGGCGGCCGGCTGATCTACGCGGGCGCGGGCACCGCGGGCCGCCTCGGGGTGCTGGACGCCAGCGAGTGCCCGCCCACCTTCAACACCGACCCGGCCGAGGTCGTCGGCCTGATCGCGGGCGGCCCGTCCGCGATGGTGAAGGCCGTCGAGGGAGCCGAGGACAGCAAGGAGCTGGCCGCCGCCGACCTGGACGCGCTGAAGCTGACGGCGGACGACACGGTGGTCGGGATCTCCGCCTCCGGCCGCACGCCGTACGCGATCGGCGCGGTGGAGCACGCCCGCGCGCAGGGCGCCCTGACCGTCGGGCTCTCCTGCAACGCGGACTCGGCGCTCGCCGCCGCGGCCGAGCACGGCCTGGAGATCGTCACCGGCCCCGAGCTGCTCACCGGGTCGACCCGGCTGAAGGCGGGCACGGCCCAGAAGCTCGTGCTCAACATGATCTCGACGATCACGATGATCCGGCTCGGCAAGACGTACGGGAACCTCATGGTCGACGTCCGCGCCTCCAACGAGAAGCTGCGGGCCCGCTCCCGGCACATCGTCTCCCTCGCCACCGGCGCGTCCGACGCCGAGATCGAGGCCGCGCTCGCCGCCACCGACGGCGAGGTCAAGAACGCGATCCTCACCATCCTCGGCGGGGTCGACGGCCCCACCGCCGCCCGGCTCCTGACCGAGTCCGACGGCCACCTCCGCGCCGCCCTCGCGGCCGTACGCACCACCTGA
- a CDS encoding Cmx/CmrA family chloramphenicol efflux MFS transporter gives MPLAVYILGLSVFALGTSEFMLSGLLPPIADDMNVSIPQAGLLISAFAIGMVVGAPLLAVATLRLPRRTTLIALISVFGLGQVAGALAPTYEVLFASRVVSALACAGFWAVGAAVAIAMVPVNQRARAMAVMIGGLSIANVLGVPMGAFLGEHLGWRSAFWAVGVASAVALVGVVTRIPYIPLPEKKPQLRQELAIYRDRQVWLAIVITALAAGGVFCAFSYLAPLLTDVAGLDSGWVPWILGLFGIGALIGTTIGGRVADAHLFGVLLTGITASTVFLAALALFASSQIAVVALAFLLGLSAFFTAPALNARMFNVAGAAPTLAGATTTAAFNLGNTSGPWLGGTVIDADFGFAATAWAGAGMTVLALAAVAVSLRLQRGGDGVSRSRLIAKSTAGAGQAVRPDSSGRTAPAAGTAECAAGAQGPASTQP, from the coding sequence ATGCCGCTGGCCGTGTACATCCTCGGCCTCTCGGTCTTCGCCCTCGGCACCAGTGAGTTCATGCTGTCGGGTCTGCTGCCGCCGATCGCCGACGACATGAACGTCTCGATCCCGCAGGCCGGGCTTCTCATATCCGCCTTCGCGATCGGCATGGTGGTCGGCGCCCCGCTGCTCGCCGTGGCCACGCTGCGGCTGCCCCGCCGGACGACCCTGATCGCGCTGATCTCGGTCTTCGGCCTCGGGCAGGTGGCGGGCGCGCTGGCGCCGACGTACGAGGTGCTCTTCGCCTCCCGGGTGGTGAGCGCGCTCGCCTGTGCGGGGTTCTGGGCGGTCGGGGCGGCGGTGGCCATCGCGATGGTCCCGGTGAACCAGCGGGCCCGGGCGATGGCCGTGATGATCGGCGGCCTGTCGATCGCCAACGTGCTGGGCGTGCCGATGGGGGCCTTCCTCGGCGAGCACCTCGGCTGGCGGTCGGCGTTCTGGGCGGTGGGTGTGGCCTCGGCCGTCGCCCTGGTCGGGGTCGTCACCCGCATCCCGTACATCCCGCTGCCGGAGAAGAAGCCGCAACTGCGGCAGGAACTGGCGATCTACCGGGACCGGCAGGTCTGGCTGGCCATCGTGATCACCGCACTCGCGGCGGGCGGGGTGTTCTGCGCGTTCAGCTACCTGGCGCCGCTGCTGACGGATGTGGCGGGCCTGGACTCGGGGTGGGTGCCGTGGATCCTCGGCCTGTTCGGGATCGGAGCGCTGATCGGTACGACGATCGGCGGCCGGGTCGCGGACGCGCACCTCTTCGGGGTGCTGCTCACCGGAATCACGGCGTCCACGGTGTTCCTGGCGGCGCTGGCCCTGTTCGCCTCCAGCCAGATCGCGGTCGTCGCGCTGGCGTTCCTGCTGGGCCTGTCGGCGTTCTTCACGGCCCCCGCGCTCAACGCCCGGATGTTCAACGTGGCCGGGGCGGCCCCGACGCTGGCCGGCGCCACGACGACGGCCGCGTTCAACCTGGGCAACACGAGCGGCCCGTGGCTGGGCGGCACGGTGATCGACGCGGACTTCGGCTTCGCGGCGACGGCGTGGGCGGGCGCGGGGATGACGGTCCTGGCCCTGGCGGCGGTGGCGGTGTCGCTGCGGCTCCAGCGCGGCGGGGACGGCGTCTCGCGTTCACGGCTGATCGCGAAGAGCACGGCCGGGGCGGGACAGGCAGTCCGCCCGGACTCCTCGGGGCGTACGGCACCGGCCGCCGGGACGGCCGAGTGCGCGGCGGGGGCACAGGGCCCCGCCTCCACCCAGCCCTGA
- a CDS encoding DUF4031 domain-containing protein: MTLYIDPPTWPGHGRLWSHLVSDVSFEELHTFAAAIGCPPRAFERDHYDVPEAYYADAVRAGAREIGSKELVRRLTAAGLRRPKGRASA; this comes from the coding sequence GTGACCCTCTACATCGACCCGCCCACCTGGCCCGGACACGGCCGCCTCTGGTCGCACCTGGTCAGCGACGTGTCGTTCGAGGAGCTGCACACCTTCGCCGCCGCGATCGGCTGCCCGCCGCGCGCGTTCGAGCGCGACCACTACGACGTACCGGAGGCGTATTACGCGGACGCCGTACGGGCGGGGGCGCGGGAGATCGGCTCGAAGGAGCTGGTGCGCCGCCTCACGGCCGCCGGACTCCGGCGGCCCAAGGGGCGGGCGTCGGCTTAG